The following are from one region of the Gadus chalcogrammus isolate NIFS_2021 chromosome 19, NIFS_Gcha_1.0, whole genome shotgun sequence genome:
- the LOC130372746 gene encoding uncharacterized protein LOC130372746, whose translation MPESHLMGFLVLFFSILPTESTIGILNSINDLKKIPFGQSVPKQSLPLLHFFASTIEFDNNDLIELTFEPSNGDYGTHHYGNYEGVLDRLPPGQQYYTLGNINPMINNNGISLPSYVAGHVNHLLGGEELNRARIIFSLLDQDTIGQVFITQHYEANQDLGTGYDPVHTYRITFNLLRELRVFSLDRRQHSELSEIGGNIGSGITDHELSSVRNTWGQLACVGLLLFIVIHERNSPCSPNRAREPKRPPKCNVREPKLPPKRNVRQPKLPLKPNVRVLASPPKRNVRASVTPHISVNIPENDINLRPPNQDWDIVQCCNKCWFAFKICGLIVGVAIVISIIIIICKYLP comes from the coding sequence ATGCCGGAAAGTCATCTGATGGGCTTTTTAGTCCTCTTTTTCTCAATCCTTCCTACTGAATCAACTATTGGAATTCTCAACTCAATAAACGACCTGAAGAAAATCCCATTCGGTCAATCGGTGCCCAAGCAAAGCCTTCCGCTGCTCCACTTTTTTGCCAGCACCATAGAATTTGACAACAACGACTTGATAGAGCTGACCTTTGAACCAAGCAATGGAGACTATGGCACTCATCACTATGGAAACTATGAGGGAGTCCTGGATCGACTGCCACCCGGCCAGCAGTACTACACCCTCGGCAACATCAACCCCATGATCAACAATAACGGAATCTCTTTGCCCTCTTATGTCGCGGGTCACGTAAACCATCTGTTGGGGGGTGAGGAACTCAACAGGGCCCGCATCATATTCTCGCTCTTGGACCAGGACACCATCGGTCAGGTGTTCATCACACAGCACTACGAGGCCAATCAGGATCTGGGGACTGGATACGACCCAGTGCACACCTACCGGATCACCTTCAACCTCTTGAGGGAGCTCAGAGTCTTCTCCTTGGACCGAAGACAACACTCTGAGCTGTCAGAGATCGGAGGCAACATCGGAAGCGGCATCACTGACCACGAACTTTCGTCTGTAAGAAACACGTGGGGCCAGCTGGCGTGTGTTGGACTGCTGTTGTTCATCGTGATACACGAGAGGAATTCCCCTTGCAGTCCAAACAGAGCTCGAGAACCGAAGCGTCCTCCAAAATGTAACGTTCGAGAACCGAAGCTTCCTCCCAAAAGAAACGTTAGACAACCGAAGCTTCCTCTGAAACCCAACGTTCGAGTACTGGCGAGTCCTCCGAAACGTAACGTTCGAGCAAGCGTTACTCCGCACATATCTGTGAATATTCCAGAGAACGACATCAACCTCAGACCACCAAACCAGGACTGGGACATTGTTCAATGTTGCAATAAATGTTGGTTTGCGTTCAAGATATGCGGACTAATAGTAGGAGTAGCAATAGTAataagcataataataataatatgcaagTACCTACCTTAA
- the LOC130372747 gene encoding uncharacterized protein LOC130372747: MSESHLMGFLVLFLSILRTESTIGILNSINDLKNIPFGQSVPQHSLVLLHWFANTIEIDNNDAIVLTFEPDHDTHHYGNYEGVLDPLPFGQQYYTLGNINPMINNDGNSLPSYFTGQLNDLLGSEELNRARIIVSLLDQDTIGQVFITQHYEANQDRGTGYDPVHTYRITIDLLRELRVFSLDRREQSDLSEIGGNIGSGINDHELSSVRNMWGQLACVGLLLFIVINERNSPCSPNRARDPKLTPKRNVREPKLPPKQNVGEPDLPLKPNVRVPESPPKHNVQASATPHISVNIPENNFNLRRLNQGWDIVQCCHKCWCAFKLCRLIVGIIIAINIIIIMYVSLT, translated from the coding sequence ATGTCGGAAAGTCATCTAATGGGCTTTTTAGTCCTTTTTCTATCAATCCTTCGGACTGAATCAACTATAGGAATTCTCAATTCAATCAACGACCTGAAGAACATCCCATTCGGCCAATCGGTGCCCCAGCACAGCCTTGTGCTGCTCCACTGGTTTGCCAACACCATAGAAATAGACAACAACGATGCGATAGTGCTGACCTTTGAACCAGACCATGACACTCATCACTATGGAAACTATGAGGGAGTCCTGGATCCACTGCCCTTCGGCCAGCAGTACTACACCCTCGGCAACATCAACCCCATGATCAACAATGATGGAAACTCTTTGCCCTCTTATTTCACTGGTCAACTAAACGATCTGTTGGGGAGTGAGGAACTCAACAGGGCCCGCATCATAGTCTCGCTCTTGGACCAGGACACCATCGGTCAGGTGTTCATCACACAGCACTACGAGGCCAATCAAGATCGGGGGACTGGGTACGACCCAGTGCACACCTACCGGATCACCATCGACCTCTTGAGGGAGCTCAGAGTCTTCTCCTTGGACCGAAGAGAACAGTCTGATCTGTCAGAGATCGGCGGCAACATCGGAAGCGGCATCAATGACCACGAACTTTCGTCTGTAAGAAACATGTGGGGCCAGCTGGCGTGTGTCGGACTGCTGTTGTTCATCGTGATCAACGAGAGGAATTCTCCTTGCAGTCCCAACAGAGCTCGAGATCCGAAGCTTACTCCAAAACGTAACGTTCGAGAACCAAAGCTTCCTCCCAAACAAAACGTTGGAGAACCGGATCTTCCTCTTAAACCTAACGTTCGAGTACCAGAGAGTCCTCCGAAACATAACGTTCAAGCAAGCGCAACTCCGCACATATCTGTGAATATCCCAGAGAACAACTTCAACCTCAGACGACTAAACCAGGGCTGGGACATTGTTCAATGTTGTCACAAATGTTGGTGTGCATTCAAGTTATGTAGACTAATAGTAGGAATAATAATAGcaataaacataataataataatgtacgTGTCCCTAACTTAA
- the LOC130372744 gene encoding uncharacterized protein LOC130372744 isoform X3, translating to MSESHLMGFLVLFLSILPTESTIGILNSINDLKKIPFGQSVPKHSLVLLHWFANTIEFDNNDLIELTFEPSNGDYGTHHYGNYEGVLDRLPPGQQYYTIGNINGISLPSYVIGQVNHLLGGEELNRARIIFSLLDQDTIGQVFITQHYEANQGLGTGYDPVHTYQITIDLLRVLRVFSLDRRQHSDMSEIGGNIGSGITDHELSSVRNTWGQLACVGLLLFIVINERNTPCRPNRARDPKRPPKCNVREPKLPPKQNVRQPKPPPIPNIRVLASPPKRNVRASVTSHISVNIPERDINFEERNVRASVTPHISVNIPENDINLRPPNQDWDIVQCCYKCWCAFKICGLIVGVVIAISITIKICLYLP from the coding sequence AAGAAAATCCCCTTCGGCCAATCGGTGCCCAAGCACAGCCTTGTGCTGCTCCACTGGTTTGCCAACACAATAGAATTTGACAACAACGACTTGATAGAGCTGACCTTTGAACCAAGCAATGGAGACTATGGCACTCATCACTATGGAAACTATGAGGGAGTCCTGGATCGACTGCCACCCGGCCAGCAGTACTACACCATCGGCAACATCAACGGAATCTCTTTGCCCTCTTATGTCATCGGTCAGGTAAACCATCTGTTGGGGGGTGAGGAACTCAACAGGGCCCGCATCATATTCTCGCTCTTGGACCAGGACACCATCGGTCAGGTGTTCATCACACAGCACTACGAGGCCAATCAGGGTCTGGGGACTGGGTACGACCCAGTGCACACCTACCAGATCACCATCGACCTCTTGAGGGTGCTCAGAGTCTTCTCCTTGGACCGAAGACAACACTCCGATATGTCAGAGATCGGAGGCAACATCGGAAGCGGCATCACTGACCACGAACTTTCGTCTGTAAGAAACACGTGGGGCCAGCTGGCGTGTGTCGGACTGCTGTTGTTCATCGTGATCAACGAGAGGAATACGCCTTGCAGACCCAACAGAGCTCGAGATCCGAAGCGTCCTCCAAAATGTAACGTTCGAGAACCGAAGCTTCCTCCCAAACAAAACGTTCGACAACCGAAGCCTCCTCCGATACCTAACATTCGAGTACTGGCGAGTCCTCCGAAACGTAACGTTCGAGCAAGCGTTACTTCACACATATCTGTGAATATCCCTGAGAGGGACATCAACTTCGAGGAACGTAACGTTCGAGCAAGCGTTACTCCGCACATATCTGTGAATATCCCAGAGAACGACATCAACCTCAGACCACCAAACCAGGACTGGGACATTGTTCAATGTTGCTATAAATGTTGGTGTGCGTTCAAGATATGCGGACTAATAGTAGGAGTAGTAATAGCAATAAGCATCACAATAAAAATATGCCTGTACCTACCTTAA
- the LOC130372749 gene encoding uncharacterized protein LOC130372749, translating to MSESHLMGFLVLLSILPTASTIGILKSINDLKKIPFGQSVPQHSLALLHWFANTIEIDNNDLIELTFVPNHGDYGTHRYRNVDGVLDPLPPGQQYYTLGNINPMINNNRISLPSYVTGQRNHLLGREELNRARIIFSLLDQDIIDQVFITQHYHASQGQGTVYDPVHTYQISINLLRELREFSMDQNQQSELSEIGTNFSSAINNVELLSIRNTWGQLACVGLLLFIVITERNLPCRPNRGRETKRPPKQNIGEPRRPPKRNNGTSATPYISLNIPENDYHHRQLDQVRHNDQCCPTACKICVGIIITIIIIIAITIIAIIIYKSRT from the coding sequence ATGTCGGAAAGTCATCTGATGGGCTTTTTAGTCCTTCTATCAATCCTTCCTACTGCATCAACTATTGGAATTCTCAAATCAATCAACGACCTGAAGAAAATCCCCTTCGGCCAATCGGTGCCCCAGCACAGCCTTGCGTTGCTCCACTGGTTTGCCAACACAATAGAAATAGACAACAACGACTTGATAGAGCTGACTTTTGTACCAAACCATGGAGACTATGGCACTCATCGCTATAGAAACGTTGATGGAGTCCTGGATCCACTGCCACCCGGCCAGCAGTACTACACCCTCGGCAACATCAACCCCATGATCAACAATAACAGAATCTCTTTGCCCTCTTATGTCACCGGTCAGCGAAACCATCTGTTGGGGAGGGAGGAACTCAACAGGGCCCGCATCATATTCTCGCTCTTGGACCAGGACATCATCGACCAGGTGTTCATCACACAGCACTACCATGCCAGTCAGGGTCAGGGGACTGTGTATGACCCAGTGCACACCTACCAGATCAGCATCAACCTCTTGAGGGAGCTCAGAGAATTCTCCATGGACCAAAATCAACAGTCCGAGCTGTCAGAGATCGGAACCAACTTCAGTAGCGCCATCAACAACGTCGAACTTTTGTCCATAAGAAACACGTGGGGCCAGCTGGCGTGTGTCGGACTGCTGTTGTTCATCGTGATCACTGAGAGGAATTTGCCTTGCAGACCCAACAGAGGTCGAGAAACGAAGCGTCCTCCCAAACAAAACATTGGAGAACCGAGGCGTCCTCCGAAACGTAACAATGGAACAAGCGCAACGCCGTACATATCTTTGAATATTCCCGAAAACGACTACCACCATAGGCAACTCGATCAGGTCAGGCACAATGATCAATGTTGCCCTACAGCCTGCAAGATATGtgtaggaataataataacaataataataataatagcaataaccataatagcaataataatatacaagTCCAGAACTTAA